A part of Bosea sp. (in: a-proteobacteria) genomic DNA contains:
- a CDS encoding DUF5615 family PIN-like protein, which translates to MKLLIDECLSPDLTKLAQRRGHGESSHVVWLGLAGRKDWELKPIILAGDWTFVTKNAVDFRGPADRPGAKGQYAGVALHAGLICLGAADAMDLDLQLGLFEVALDELAGDPDLVNQVLEVTADAADEIHILRYALPPD; encoded by the coding sequence GTGAAGCTCCTCATCGACGAGTGCCTCAGCCCGGACCTCACCAAGCTGGCGCAGCGGCGCGGCCACGGCGAATCCTCGCATGTGGTCTGGCTGGGTCTTGCCGGCCGCAAGGACTGGGAGCTGAAGCCGATTATCCTCGCCGGCGACTGGACCTTCGTCACCAAGAACGCGGTCGATTTCCGCGGGCCGGCAGATCGGCCGGGCGCGAAGGGGCAATACGCCGGCGTCGCACTGCATGCCGGGCTGATCTGCCTTGGCGCCGCGGACGCCATGGACCTCGATCTGCAGCTTGGGCTGTTCGAGGTCGCGCTTGACGAGCTGGCAGGCGATCCCGACCTCGTCAATCAGGTGCTCGAGGTCACAGCCGACGCTGCCGATGAGATCCACATCCTGCGCTACGCCCTACCTCCGGACTGA